The following are from one region of the Synechococcus sp. CBW1108 genome:
- a CDS encoding proline--tRNA ligase, whose protein sequence is MRVSRLMLVTLRDDPAEAEIPSHKLLLRAGYIRRMGPGLYAYLPLMWRVLQKISKVVREEMDATGALETLLPQLHPAELWQRSGRWAGYTAGEGIMFHLQDRQGRSLGLGPTHEEVVTELAGDLLRSYRQLPVHLYQIQTKFRDEIRPRFGLMRGREFIMKDAYSFHADEECLRQSYTEMDRAYRRIFARCGLRTVAVEADSGAIGGSASQEFMVTAEAGEDLILASGDGRYAANQERAISLAAEAVALPQGIRAAGLGEALATPGQSSIDGLCKAHGFDSSQILKVLLLLARFEDGHQQPLLVSLRGDQQLNDVKLANTVSARCSAGHGALLEIAPLSAEASSKEGLGPIPFGYLGPQLEDGLLDGARTWARTFLRLADSSATGLEAFVCGANQIDTHLVGAAWGSLCPSPEGLDLRAAQPGDRCQHDPSQRLEASRGIEVGHIFQLGRKYSEALGARFTNGSGAEEAMWMGCYGIGVSRLAQAAVEQLHDGKGICWPPSIAPYEVIVVVANGAEASQRELGELLYSQLQASGVEVLLDDRDERAGVKFKDADLIGIPWRVVVGRAAAAGLVELVERCSGHQQELAAAALLATLLPSLERGRQGLAP, encoded by the coding sequence ATGCGCGTCTCCCGCCTGATGCTGGTGACGTTGCGCGATGACCCGGCGGAAGCCGAGATCCCCTCGCACAAGTTGTTGCTGCGGGCCGGTTACATCCGACGCATGGGCCCCGGGCTCTACGCCTACTTGCCCCTGATGTGGCGCGTGCTGCAGAAGATTTCAAAGGTTGTGCGTGAGGAGATGGACGCGACCGGGGCGCTGGAAACCCTGCTGCCCCAGCTGCATCCTGCGGAGCTCTGGCAGCGCAGTGGCCGCTGGGCGGGCTACACCGCAGGGGAGGGGATCATGTTTCATCTCCAAGACCGCCAGGGGCGATCCCTGGGGCTGGGACCCACCCATGAGGAGGTCGTGACGGAGCTGGCTGGGGACTTGTTGCGGTCCTACCGACAGTTACCAGTGCATCTCTATCAGATTCAAACCAAGTTCCGCGATGAAATCCGTCCTCGCTTCGGGCTCATGCGGGGGCGGGAATTCATCATGAAAGATGCCTACTCCTTCCACGCCGATGAGGAGTGCCTGCGGCAGAGCTATACGGAGATGGACCGGGCCTACCGCCGCATCTTTGCTCGCTGCGGCCTGCGGACCGTGGCCGTGGAAGCTGACAGCGGGGCGATCGGTGGCTCCGCCAGCCAGGAATTCATGGTCACCGCCGAGGCGGGCGAAGACCTGATCCTGGCCAGCGGCGATGGGCGCTATGCCGCCAATCAGGAACGGGCCATCTCCCTTGCGGCAGAGGCCGTAGCCCTGCCGCAAGGGATCAGGGCCGCCGGCCTGGGCGAGGCCCTGGCCACCCCTGGCCAAAGCAGCATCGACGGCCTGTGCAAGGCCCATGGCTTCGATTCGAGCCAGATCCTGAAGGTGCTGCTGCTACTGGCCCGCTTCGAAGACGGCCACCAGCAGCCCCTGCTGGTGAGCCTGCGGGGAGATCAGCAACTCAACGATGTGAAATTGGCCAATACGGTGTCGGCACGCTGCTCAGCCGGCCATGGCGCCCTGCTGGAGATCGCCCCGCTCAGCGCCGAGGCCTCCAGCAAGGAGGGACTCGGCCCGATTCCCTTTGGCTACCTGGGGCCCCAGCTCGAGGATGGCCTGCTGGATGGGGCCCGCACCTGGGCAAGGACATTCCTGCGGCTCGCCGACAGCAGCGCCACTGGGTTGGAGGCCTTTGTCTGCGGGGCCAACCAGATCGATACCCACTTGGTAGGTGCCGCCTGGGGATCCCTGTGTCCCTCCCCGGAGGGCCTGGACCTCCGCGCCGCCCAGCCGGGCGACCGCTGCCAGCACGACCCCAGCCAGCGCCTGGAGGCCAGCCGGGGCATCGAGGTTGGTCACATCTTCCAACTGGGCCGCAAGTACTCCGAAGCCCTAGGCGCCCGCTTCACCAACGGCTCTGGAGCCGAGGAGGCCATGTGGATGGGCTGCTACGGCATCGGCGTCTCCCGACTGGCCCAGGCAGCCGTGGAACAGCTCCACGACGGCAAGGGCATCTGCTGGCCCCCATCGATCGCTCCCTATGAAGTGATCGTGGTGGTGGCCAATGGGGCCGAAGCCAGCCAGAGGGAACTGGGGGAACTGCTTTACAGCCAACTTCAGGCCAGCGGCGTAGAGGTGTTGCTGGACGACCGCGACGAACGGGCCGGGGTGAAGTTCAAGGACGCGGATCTGATCGGTATCCCCTGGCGGGTTGTGGTTGGCCGAGCCGCGGCGGCGGGCCTGGTGGAGCTGGTAGAGCGCTGCAGCGGCCACCAGCAGGAACTGGCGGCCGCTGCCCTGCTGGCAACCCTCCTGCCCAGCCTGGAGCGCGGCCGGCAGGGCCTGGCGCCCTGA
- the psb27 gene encoding photosystem II protein Psb27 produces MAGVFSPFRQRLRLLISRLAILLVLCLSLGLTACSTASTGITGNYVEDTVAVADSLLATIALAADDPARGEAENQARSLSNGYVARYRPRGDVNGLASFTTMQTAINSLAGHYTNYPNRPLPDALKERLTKELNKAEISVARGA; encoded by the coding sequence ATGGCCGGTGTGTTCTCCCCCTTCCGCCAGCGGTTGAGGCTGCTGATTTCCCGCCTGGCCATTCTCCTGGTGCTCTGCCTGAGCCTGGGGCTCACGGCCTGCAGCACTGCCAGCACCGGCATCACAGGCAATTACGTGGAGGACACCGTCGCAGTCGCCGACAGTCTGCTAGCCACCATCGCGCTGGCGGCAGACGATCCCGCCAGGGGCGAGGCCGAAAACCAGGCCCGTAGCCTGAGCAACGGCTACGTGGCCCGCTACCGGCCCCGCGGCGATGTCAATGGGCTGGCCTCATTCACCACCATGCAGACAGCCATCAACTCCCTGGCCGGCCACTACACCAACTACCCGAATCGCCCCTTGCCCGATGCCCTCAAGGAGCGGCTCACCAAGGAGTTGAACAAGGCGGAAATCTCTGTTGCTCGAGGAGCCTGA
- a CDS encoding adenylosuccinate synthase codes for MSLANVVVIGAQWGDEGKGKITDLLSRSADVVVRYQGGVNAGHTIVVDGIVLKLHLIPSGILYPDTICLIGSGTVVDPKVILGELDMLAVHGIDVSGLKLASTAHVTMPYHRLLDLAMEERRGDRRIGTTGRGIGPTYADKSERNGIRILDILDGARLRQRLAGPLAEKNEILQKLYGLKPLDFEAMVAEYVGYGERLAPHVVDCTRTIHQAARARQNILFEGAQGTLLDLDHGTYPYVTSSNPVSGGACIGAGVGPTLIDRVIGVAKAYTTRVGEGPFPTELDGSLNDHLCDRGCEFGTTTGRRRRCGWFDGVIGRYAVEVNGLDCLAITKLDVLDELDEIQVCVAYALDGERIDYFPSSSEDFARCKPIFETLPGWQTSTADCRSLDELPPTAMSYLRFLADLMEVPIAIVSLGASRDQTIVVEDPIHGPKRALLSN; via the coding sequence GTGTCCTTGGCCAACGTCGTCGTCATCGGAGCGCAGTGGGGCGACGAGGGCAAGGGCAAGATCACCGATCTGCTGAGCCGCTCCGCCGATGTGGTGGTGCGTTATCAGGGCGGTGTCAACGCCGGTCACACGATCGTCGTAGACGGCATCGTGCTCAAGCTGCACCTGATCCCCTCGGGCATCCTCTACCCCGACACCATCTGCCTGATCGGCTCGGGCACGGTGGTGGACCCCAAGGTGATACTCGGCGAGCTCGACATGCTCGCCGTCCATGGCATCGATGTGTCGGGGCTGAAACTGGCCTCAACGGCCCACGTCACCATGCCCTACCACCGCCTGCTGGATCTGGCGATGGAAGAGCGCCGTGGCGACCGCCGCATCGGCACCACCGGCCGGGGCATCGGCCCCACCTACGCCGATAAATCAGAACGCAACGGCATCCGCATTCTCGACATCCTCGATGGGGCCCGCCTGCGCCAGCGGCTGGCTGGCCCGCTGGCGGAGAAGAACGAAATCCTGCAGAAGCTCTACGGGCTCAAGCCCCTTGACTTCGAGGCCATGGTGGCCGAGTACGTCGGCTATGGCGAGCGTCTGGCCCCCCACGTGGTCGACTGCACCCGCACCATCCACCAGGCAGCCCGCGCCCGCCAGAACATCCTGTTTGAGGGAGCCCAGGGAACCCTGCTGGACCTGGACCACGGCACCTATCCCTATGTCACCTCCTCCAATCCGGTGAGCGGGGGGGCCTGTATCGGCGCCGGCGTCGGCCCCACCCTGATCGACCGGGTGATCGGCGTGGCCAAGGCCTACACCACCAGGGTGGGCGAAGGCCCCTTCCCCACCGAGCTCGACGGCAGCCTCAACGACCACCTCTGTGACCGCGGCTGCGAGTTCGGCACCACCACGGGGCGACGGCGCCGCTGCGGCTGGTTTGACGGTGTGATCGGGCGCTATGCAGTTGAGGTGAATGGTCTCGACTGCCTGGCGATCACCAAGCTCGACGTGCTGGATGAACTCGATGAGATCCAGGTGTGTGTCGCCTATGCCCTCGACGGCGAGCGGATTGATTACTTCCCCAGCAGCTCCGAGGATTTCGCCCGCTGCAAGCCAATTTTCGAAACCTTACCCGGCTGGCAAACCTCCACAGCCGACTGCCGCAGCCTCGATGAGCTGCCCCCTACGGCGATGAGTTATCTGCGCTTCCTGGCCGACCTGATGGAGGTGCCCATCGCCATCGTCTCCCTGGGGGCCAGCCGGGACCAGACCATAGTGGTAGAAGATCCGATCCACGGCCCCAAACGCGCCCTGCTGAGTAACTGA
- a CDS encoding adenosine kinase: MEKCFDVVGIGNAIVDVLVQADDRFLEDHDLTKGTMALVDEHQAERLYASVGPGLETSGGSAANTLAGVAQLGGRAGFIGRVRDDQLGGIFAHDIRSVGARFETPAATEGPSTARCLILVTPDAQRTMCTYLGASVGLDPADLDLEMVAQAKVLYLEGYLWDSDEAKAAFIAAAEVARAHGGEVALSLSDAFCVERHRDSFQELVDGHVDILFANEMEITALYKANSFAEAADQVRGRCKVAALTRSEQGSLILNGSGTHQVEPYRLGPLVDTTGAGDLYAAGFLHAYTQGQEIAACGRLGSLCAGQVVTQLGPRPQGSLRELVAQHLG; the protein is encoded by the coding sequence ATGGAAAAGTGCTTCGACGTTGTCGGCATCGGCAACGCCATCGTGGATGTGCTGGTTCAGGCCGATGACCGTTTCCTCGAGGACCATGACCTGACCAAGGGCACGATGGCCTTGGTCGATGAACATCAGGCGGAGCGCCTCTACGCCAGCGTGGGGCCTGGCCTGGAGACCTCCGGCGGTTCAGCCGCAAATACCCTGGCGGGGGTGGCCCAGCTGGGCGGCAGGGCCGGCTTCATTGGCCGGGTGCGCGACGACCAGCTCGGCGGCATCTTTGCCCACGACATCCGCTCGGTGGGGGCCCGTTTCGAGACCCCGGCCGCCACGGAGGGCCCCTCCACCGCCCGCTGCCTGATCCTGGTGACGCCCGATGCCCAGCGCACCATGTGCACCTACCTGGGGGCATCGGTGGGCCTGGATCCGGCCGATCTGGATCTAGAGATGGTGGCCCAGGCGAAGGTGCTCTACCTCGAGGGCTATCTCTGGGACAGCGACGAGGCCAAGGCGGCCTTCATCGCCGCGGCCGAAGTGGCCCGCGCCCATGGCGGCGAGGTGGCCCTGAGCCTCTCCGATGCCTTCTGCGTCGAGCGCCACCGCGACAGCTTCCAGGAGCTGGTGGATGGCCACGTCGACATCCTGTTTGCCAACGAAATGGAGATCACGGCCCTCTACAAGGCCAACAGCTTTGCAGAGGCCGCCGACCAGGTGCGGGGCCGCTGCAAGGTGGCAGCCCTCACCCGCAGCGAGCAGGGTTCCCTGATCCTGAATGGATCCGGCACCCACCAGGTGGAGCCCTACCGCCTTGGCCCCCTTGTGGACACCACTGGTGCCGGCGACCTCTACGCCGCCGGCTTCCTGCACGCCTATACCCAGGGCCAGGAGATCGCCGCCTGCGGCCGCCTGGGCTCCCTCTGTGCCGGCCAGGTGGTGACCCAGCTCGGTCCCCGTCCCCAGGGCTCCCTCAGGGAGCTGGTGGCCCAGCATCTGGGCTGA
- the cutA gene encoding divalent-cation tolerance protein CutA — protein MTPSPPTPSIALVLTTEANPDRARTLAATLLERRLVACASLLPVQSHYRWQGGITADEEVQLLLKTSPEQLEPLRLALQELHSYETPEWIHWTARTAGGYGQWLSESLSPDAGPPAP, from the coding sequence ATGACCCCATCGCCCCCGACCCCGTCCATCGCCCTGGTGCTCACCACCGAAGCCAACCCTGATCGGGCCCGCACCCTGGCAGCGACCCTGCTGGAGCGCCGGTTGGTGGCCTGCGCCAGCCTGCTGCCGGTGCAGTCGCACTACCGCTGGCAGGGAGGGATCACGGCGGATGAGGAGGTGCAGCTGTTGCTGAAAACCAGCCCCGAGCAGCTGGAGCCCCTGCGCCTGGCACTGCAGGAGCTGCATAGCTACGAGACCCCCGAGTGGATCCATTGGACGGCGCGCACCGCCGGGGGCTACGGCCAGTGGCTCAGCGAAAGCCTCAGCCCAGATGCTGGGCCACCAGCTCCCTGA
- a CDS encoding precorrin-6A/cobalt-precorrin-6A reductase, whose translation MHRPEMHQDCPRLWLISGTGEGPELAAQLLERGWQLTVSVVSPSAAQAYRSHPGLAIQVGALGGEAGVEAELATAATAGLPYLVVVDASHPFARQVSRQLAAVCSHRGQRLLRLLRPSPEGPATLLSGLEDLRAIPLAGESLLLAIGARQLAQAVACSSGARHHARLLPSAHSLQQAMAAGLAPERVACLRPGSGEGVEWALVRRWRIGTVLARQSGGSTERLWRHVCSREGLRLLLLARPPEPEGSELLSQGPLLETLDVLYGLP comes from the coding sequence ATGCACCGACCCGAAATGCACCAGGACTGTCCGCGGCTGTGGCTGATTTCCGGCACGGGGGAGGGGCCTGAGCTGGCCGCGCAGCTGCTTGAGCGGGGCTGGCAGCTGACGGTGAGTGTGGTCAGTCCGTCCGCTGCCCAGGCCTACCGCTCCCATCCGGGGCTGGCCATCCAGGTCGGTGCCCTGGGGGGTGAAGCCGGTGTGGAGGCCGAGCTGGCCACAGCCGCCACCGCTGGCCTGCCCTATCTGGTGGTGGTGGATGCCAGCCATCCCTTCGCCCGTCAGGTGAGCCGTCAGCTCGCTGCGGTCTGCAGCCACCGCGGGCAACGGCTGCTGCGGCTGCTGCGCCCCAGCCCGGAGGGCCCGGCCACCCTGCTTTCCGGGCTTGAGGATCTCCGTGCGATCCCCCTCGCGGGCGAGTCCCTGTTGCTGGCCATCGGAGCCCGCCAGTTGGCCCAGGCTGTGGCCTGTAGCTCCGGGGCCCGTCACCACGCCAGGCTGCTGCCGAGTGCCCACTCCCTGCAACAGGCGATGGCGGCTGGTCTGGCCCCCGAGCGGGTGGCCTGCCTGCGGCCAGGGTCGGGTGAGGGGGTGGAGTGGGCCCTGGTGCGCCGCTGGCGGATCGGCACCGTGCTGGCGCGCCAGTCGGGTGGATCGACGGAACGCCTGTGGCGGCACGTCTGCAGCCGCGAGGGGCTTCGGCTGCTCTTGCTGGCCCGCCCTCCCGAGCCAGAGGGGTCGGAGCTCCTCAGCCAGGGCCCCTTGTTGGAGACACTGGACGTCCTGTACGGCCTGCCATGA
- a CDS encoding single-stranded DNA-binding protein, with protein MNHCLLEVEVLEAPQVRYTQDNQTPVAEMAVQMDGLRPDAPPAQLKVVGWGNLAQELQNRVQVGQRLMLEGRLRMNTVTRPDGVKEKRAEFTLARLHAIGAGTAAAPSSSFPAPASSSGPGPGPAPTASRAPARPPTPAAPVPQPASQAPTWNTSPLVSDLPEEDDIPF; from the coding sequence GTGAATCACTGTCTGCTTGAAGTCGAGGTGCTCGAAGCGCCCCAGGTGCGCTACACCCAGGACAACCAGACGCCGGTGGCGGAGATGGCCGTGCAGATGGACGGCCTGCGGCCCGACGCCCCCCCGGCCCAACTGAAGGTAGTGGGCTGGGGCAACCTGGCCCAGGAGCTCCAGAACAGGGTGCAGGTGGGCCAGCGCCTGATGCTGGAAGGCCGCCTGCGCATGAACACCGTCACCCGCCCGGACGGGGTAAAGGAAAAACGGGCTGAATTCACCCTGGCCAGGCTCCATGCCATCGGAGCTGGCACCGCTGCAGCTCCCTCCTCTTCCTTCCCCGCCCCCGCTTCCTCCTCCGGCCCAGGCCCTGGCCCCGCCCCTACGGCGAGCCGGGCCCCAGCTCGCCCCCCAACCCCTGCAGCGCCAGTGCCCCAGCCAGCCAGCCAGGCGCCCACCTGGAACACCTCTCCGCTGGTATCAGACCTTCCCGAAGAAGACGACATTCCCTTCTGA
- a CDS encoding DUF2854 domain-containing protein, translated as MQAILSPGSLVTIAGAVLTVIGTIAYATDIPNLSLPTIFYGIPILLGGLALKSSELPPPERLTPASRFKQLREQAASEPLRKLLADVDRWRYGQKAHLESSLEALKLWDEEAPPQLLSVEELDCGGHYGLRLCFRCAGVPLERWQARRERLSRFFGPGLNAEIQAGRLGEFSLALVPQAGASEQPT; from the coding sequence ATGCAAGCCATTCTCTCCCCAGGCAGCCTGGTGACCATTGCTGGTGCCGTGCTCACGGTGATCGGCACAATCGCCTACGCCACCGACATCCCCAACCTCAGCCTGCCCACGATCTTCTACGGGATCCCGATCCTGTTGGGTGGCCTGGCCCTGAAATCCTCAGAGCTGCCTCCTCCCGAGCGGCTCACTCCGGCAAGCCGGTTCAAGCAGCTGCGCGAGCAGGCCGCCAGCGAGCCCCTGCGCAAGCTGCTGGCCGACGTGGATCGCTGGCGCTACGGCCAGAAAGCCCACCTCGAGAGCTCCCTGGAGGCGCTCAAGCTCTGGGATGAGGAGGCCCCCCCCCAGCTGCTCAGTGTGGAAGAGCTCGACTGTGGCGGCCACTACGGCCTGCGCCTCTGCTTCCGCTGCGCCGGAGTCCCCCTGGAGCGCTGGCAGGCCCGGCGTGAGCGCCTCAGCCGCTTCTTCGGGCCAGGGCTGAACGCCGAGATCCAGGCTGGCCGCCTGGGCGAATTCAGCCTGGCCCTGGTGCCCCAAGCCGGGGCGAGCGAACAACCCACCTAG
- the argB gene encoding acetylglutamate kinase — protein MSNQDTLRVSVLSEALPYIQRFAGRRVVVKYGGAAMVREELRDAVYRDLVLLASVGVQPVVVHGGGPEINEWLTRLNIEPIFRNGLRVTTPETMDVVEMVLAGRVNKHIVNGLNRVGGKAVGLCGSDGSLVRARTYAEGINGLVGEVAAVDPSVLFPLLDAGYIPVISSVAADGEGQAHNINADTVAGELAAALQAEKLILLTDTAGILRDRSDPSSLIRQLSLSQARELIRAGVVEGGMTPKTECCIRALAQGVAAAHIVDGRVAHALLLEVFSDAGIGTMVVGSQRSSHG, from the coding sequence ATCAGCAACCAGGACACCCTGAGGGTGTCGGTCCTCAGTGAGGCCCTCCCCTACATCCAACGCTTTGCCGGCCGCCGGGTGGTGGTCAAGTACGGCGGCGCCGCCATGGTGCGCGAAGAGCTGCGCGACGCCGTCTACCGCGATCTGGTGCTGCTGGCCTCGGTGGGCGTCCAGCCGGTGGTGGTCCATGGCGGCGGCCCGGAGATCAACGAGTGGCTCACCCGGCTCAACATCGAGCCGATCTTTCGCAATGGGTTGCGGGTCACCACCCCGGAAACCATGGACGTGGTGGAGATGGTGCTGGCGGGCCGGGTCAACAAGCACATCGTCAATGGCCTCAACCGGGTCGGCGGCAAGGCCGTGGGGCTGTGCGGCAGCGATGGTTCCCTAGTGCGGGCCCGCACCTACGCCGAAGGGATTAACGGCTTGGTGGGGGAGGTGGCAGCTGTCGACCCCTCCGTGCTCTTCCCCCTGCTCGATGCCGGCTACATCCCGGTGATCTCAAGTGTGGCGGCCGATGGCGAGGGCCAGGCCCACAACATCAACGCGGATACGGTGGCCGGCGAACTGGCGGCGGCCCTCCAGGCCGAAAAGTTGATCTTGCTCACCGACACGGCCGGGATCCTGCGGGATCGCTCCGACCCGAGCTCCCTAATCCGCCAACTCAGCCTGTCCCAGGCCCGTGAGCTGATCCGAGCAGGGGTGGTAGAGGGCGGCATGACCCCCAAAACCGAGTGCTGCATCCGGGCCCTGGCCCAGGGAGTGGCGGCGGCCCACATCGTTGATGGGCGGGTGGCCCACGCCCTGCTGCTCGAGGTTTTCAGCGACGCGGGCATCGGCACCATGGTGGTGGGCAGCCAACGCTCCAGCCATGGCTGA
- a CDS encoding DUF3153 domain-containing protein has translation MADAQLALARAALERGDYGRVIQLLEPLVPDHSPATLLGAEIQLVLATAWMGRGDNSRAMVCCRQIKRCRDASVRAQAQDLLSVLEAPALERPRDWSITLPDLGSAEAMGGQMQQLARQRRSSKPLSPPPPPVGPTRAPLGFALLAMLLLLLTVLLSGCMEVRTELEFKGPGRLQISHALLSGRTQPNPWQRQFSQSLRSQGFRPTPASRTQAHAGGDLRLESPVLAAPQALALLAANLEQAAELGGISLPTPMVGLKERNWLVGVQQTLKLAVDLRNISPIPGFRASLQFEPVGALAVRQASPEPATAVPGRVALLWPLQFGALNSLHLSCWRWSGLGLGGLLIAAGLALVLALVRLRRALGFGLPELPA, from the coding sequence ATGGCTGACGCCCAGCTGGCTCTGGCCCGGGCCGCCCTGGAGCGGGGGGACTACGGCCGGGTAATACAGCTGCTTGAGCCCTTGGTGCCGGACCATTCCCCGGCCACCCTGCTGGGGGCGGAGATCCAGCTGGTGCTGGCCACCGCCTGGATGGGCCGGGGCGACAACAGCCGCGCCATGGTGTGTTGCCGCCAGATCAAACGCTGCCGGGATGCCAGCGTGCGGGCCCAGGCCCAGGATTTGCTTAGCGTGCTGGAGGCGCCGGCCCTGGAGCGGCCCCGCGACTGGTCGATAACCCTGCCGGATCTGGGCTCGGCCGAGGCGATGGGAGGCCAGATGCAACAGCTGGCGCGGCAGCGGCGCTCCAGCAAGCCGCTGTCTCCCCCGCCGCCGCCGGTGGGGCCGACCCGGGCTCCCCTGGGCTTTGCCCTGCTGGCGATGCTGCTGTTGCTGCTCACCGTATTGCTGAGTGGCTGCATGGAGGTGCGCACCGAGCTGGAGTTCAAGGGGCCAGGGCGGCTGCAGATCTCCCACGCCTTGCTGAGCGGCCGCACCCAGCCGAACCCCTGGCAGCGCCAGTTCAGCCAGAGCCTGCGCAGCCAGGGCTTTCGCCCCACTCCGGCCTCCCGCACCCAAGCCCATGCCGGCGGGGATCTGCGGCTGGAGAGCCCGGTGCTCGCGGCCCCCCAGGCCCTGGCCCTGCTGGCGGCCAACCTGGAGCAAGCGGCCGAGCTGGGCGGCATCAGCCTGCCCACCCCAATGGTTGGGTTGAAAGAGCGCAACTGGCTGGTGGGGGTGCAGCAGACCCTTAAGCTGGCGGTTGATCTGCGCAATATCAGCCCCATACCGGGCTTCCGGGCCAGCCTTCAATTCGAACCGGTGGGGGCGCTGGCGGTGCGGCAGGCCAGCCCGGAGCCTGCCACCGCCGTGCCCGGCCGGGTGGCCCTGCTCTGGCCCCTACAGTTCGGAGCGCTCAACAGCCTGCACCTTTCCTGCTGGCGCTGGAGTGGGCTCGGCCTGGGCGGACTGCTGATCGCGGCGGGCCTCGCCCTGGTGCTGGCCCTGGTGCGCCTGCGCCGGGCCCTGGGTTTCGGCCTGCCCGAGCTACCCGCCTAG